A DNA window from Iodobacter ciconiae contains the following coding sequences:
- a CDS encoding Lrp/AsnC family transcriptional regulator → MELDRTDIKILNELQLHGRLSNVELAEIIALSPSPCLRRLKQLEDSGVIRKYVALLDPLLIGLGLQAFIRVSLEKRGHSHLQEFVTAIQEWPEVVNCYAMTGEMDYLLQVYFEDMTHFSKFVMGQLLQHPGIADIKSSFVLKEFKNTTHLPLNHLNP, encoded by the coding sequence ATGGAATTAGACAGGACTGATATAAAAATTCTGAACGAGCTTCAGTTACATGGCCGCTTAAGCAATGTAGAGCTGGCCGAAATCATCGCGTTGTCTCCTTCACCATGCTTGCGCAGGCTCAAACAACTCGAAGATAGTGGTGTTATTCGCAAATATGTTGCACTTTTGGATCCACTATTAATCGGACTGGGTTTGCAGGCATTTATCCGGGTTTCTCTGGAAAAACGCGGGCATAGCCATTTACAGGAATTTGTCACTGCCATTCAGGAATGGCCGGAGGTGGTGAACTGCTATGCAATGACAGGGGAAATGGATTATCTCTTGCAGGTGTACTTTGAAGATATGACCCACTTTTCCAAGTTTGTCATGGGGCAGCTTCTGCAACACCCTGGTATTGCGGATATCAAATCAAGCTTTGTTTTAAAAGAATTTAAAAACACCACGCACCTGCCTCTCAACCACCTGAACCCATAA
- a CDS encoding NfeD family protein has translation MSLITLWLIAAALLAGLEMLTGSFYLLAIAIGLASAAFTAWLGFNFTVQTSTAALVGLIAVAALRQWQSKHDSSPEEISSDIGQHVEIVAWQGERHARVRYRGTLWDAELAAGSETGLSHYIIIATQGNSLILNHSPLRHT, from the coding sequence ATGAGTTTAATAACGCTCTGGCTAATCGCAGCAGCTCTCCTGGCCGGATTAGAAATGCTGACAGGCAGCTTTTACTTACTCGCCATCGCCATCGGGCTCGCCAGTGCGGCCTTTACCGCATGGCTAGGTTTTAACTTTACAGTGCAAACTAGCACGGCAGCGCTCGTTGGCCTGATCGCTGTCGCAGCGCTCAGGCAATGGCAAAGTAAACATGACAGCAGCCCAGAGGAAATCAGCAGTGATATCGGCCAGCATGTAGAAATCGTGGCATGGCAAGGAGAAAGGCATGCCCGGGTTCGCTATCGCGGAACACTGTGGGATGCGGAACTGGCCGCTGGCTCCGAAACAGGCTTAAGCCATTACATAATTATTGCCACCCAGGGCAACTCTCTTATCCTCAACCATTCACCACTAAGGCACACCTGA